From the Vicinamibacterales bacterium genome, one window contains:
- a CDS encoding ElyC/SanA/YdcF family protein has protein sequence MSTLAANGNRVLFIENTGIRTPTIRDLPRLRQRFRNWWRGTKGFQREGENLFIYSPLLLPFPYSWISRQINRRLVTRSLHRWMRATGFRRPLVWTFLPTPLARDIIRNVDPLLTIYYCIDDFASSSSGARRIWRWEERLFREADLVFVTSAKLLARANSFRKQVHLFPFGVSYQKFAQVRDHAPNAESALKHLQRPLIGYVGGIHRWVDTKLLKSLAEAMPYASFALVGPVQADASDLEACPNVHLLGAKAHEDIPRYIASFDVGIVPYLRSDYTDNVYPTKLNEYLSMGIPVVATDLPEIRRFNAAHGGVVFVAGTAKEFTQVIREALGDTAPDAVTRRIAVAKKNSWESRLEKMSDVIAEDVEARRVTEERWDESLRRMYRSARRRVVRVTVVAAAIYTLLFHTGFIWFVAEPLRVAVPARPADAIVVFAGGVGESGQAGGGYQERVKEAIALYKAGRAARVIFSSGYQFAFREAEIMKDLAVANGLPESVIHLETRASNTFENVSFVDAILKREQWQSVLLISSPYHMRRALLTWSRVAPEIAVTATPVPTSQFYTHGRGASFEQIKGIVHEYVAIVVYWWRGWI, from the coding sequence ATGTCGACCTTAGCAGCCAACGGGAATCGTGTGCTCTTTATCGAGAACACCGGTATCCGTACACCTACCATTCGTGACCTGCCGCGCCTACGCCAAAGGTTCCGTAACTGGTGGCGGGGTACCAAAGGTTTCCAGCGGGAAGGGGAAAACCTTTTCATCTATTCTCCGCTTCTCCTACCATTTCCGTACTCATGGATTTCTCGACAGATCAATCGACGACTGGTTACACGTTCTCTGCACCGATGGATGCGGGCCACCGGTTTCCGGCGCCCGTTAGTTTGGACCTTCCTGCCGACGCCATTGGCTCGAGATATCATTCGTAACGTCGATCCTCTACTCACCATCTACTACTGTATCGATGACTTTGCCTCAAGCTCCTCAGGTGCGAGGCGGATCTGGCGTTGGGAGGAGCGGTTGTTTCGGGAGGCCGACCTTGTCTTTGTCACCTCGGCAAAACTGCTTGCTCGAGCGAATAGCTTCCGGAAACAGGTGCATCTGTTTCCGTTCGGTGTCAGCTACCAAAAATTTGCGCAGGTGCGAGATCATGCACCGAATGCCGAAAGTGCTCTTAAACATCTGCAGCGTCCGCTAATTGGTTATGTTGGTGGAATTCATCGATGGGTTGACACCAAACTGCTAAAGTCCCTCGCAGAAGCTATGCCCTATGCCAGCTTCGCACTAGTGGGTCCGGTACAGGCTGATGCTTCCGACCTCGAGGCATGCCCGAATGTGCATTTGCTTGGAGCCAAAGCGCACGAAGACATCCCAAGATATATTGCGAGTTTTGATGTCGGCATTGTGCCCTATCTCCGAAGTGACTACACCGATAACGTGTACCCAACGAAACTAAACGAATATCTCTCGATGGGCATCCCGGTGGTTGCGACTGACCTACCCGAGATTCGTCGATTTAATGCTGCCCATGGAGGCGTGGTTTTCGTAGCAGGGACCGCGAAGGAGTTCACTCAGGTTATCCGAGAAGCCCTAGGGGATACGGCACCAGATGCGGTCACCAGGCGAATCGCTGTTGCAAAGAAAAACAGTTGGGAGTCGCGTCTGGAGAAGATGTCGGATGTGATTGCTGAGGATGTCGAGGCTCGTCGAGTGACAGAAGAACGTTGGGATGAAAGTCTCCGACGGATGTATCGGTCTGCTAGACGGCGCGTTGTGCGAGTGACCGTGGTAGCGGCGGCGATTTATACACTGTTATTCCATACGGGTTTCATATGGTTTGTCGCCGAGCCTCTCAGAGTGGCCGTTCCGGCCAGGCCGGCTGACGCGATCGTAGTTTTTGCTGGCGGGGTGGGAGAATCTGGTCAGGCCGGTGGAGGCTATCAGGAGCGGGTTAAGGAGGCGATCGCCCTTTATAAAGCGGGGAGGGCGGCGCGGGTGATCTTTTCTTCGGGTTATCAGTTCGCCTTCAGAGAGGCTGAGATCATGAAGGACCTCGCCGTTGCCAACGGACTACCCGAATCGGTAATCCATCTGGAGACCCGAGCTTCGAATACTTTCGAGAATGTATCCTTCGTGGATGCAATTCTCAAACGTGAACAATGGCAAAGCGTGCTGCTTATTAGCTCACCCTACCATATGCGTCGTGCACTACTTACATGGAGCAGGGTGGCACCAGAAATAGCTGTGACCGCGACGCCGGTGCCGACAAGTCAGTTCTACACTCATGGCCGTGGGGCCAGCTTCGAGCAAATCAAAGGCATTGTCCACGAGTATGTTGCGATTGTCGTCTACTGGTGGAGAGGGTGGATTTGA
- a CDS encoding glycosyltransferase family 4 protein, which yields MIARLNIGGPARHVILLSARIDPARYSTLLVTGHEAPSEGNMSSLAKSVAVEPRVVAGLGREISLWRDLLAWFRLYRLCVRYRPHIVHTHTAKAGVLGRLAARAAKVPVIVHTYHGHVFQGYFSPLKTRLFLAIERWLGRSTQRLIAVSEAVCQDLLQLGIGTPESLVVIPLGLNLDPFLRCEDLRGQLRAELGLQPDTPLVGIVARLVPIKAHEVFLKAAAKVCARFPQSRFLLVGDGERLAELQLLVERLGLRDRVLFLGWRQDLDRVLADLDLVVLTSRNEGSPVCLIEAMAAARPVVATRVGGVADVVDDGITGCLVDADKPEDVANAIVELLGDENRRRAMGEAARQRVPRFGIDRLVSDMDRLYGNLLTERETQ from the coding sequence GTGATCGCGAGGCTTAACATTGGTGGGCCAGCCCGTCACGTAATTCTGCTTTCAGCTCGCATTGATCCTGCGCGCTACTCAACGCTGTTAGTGACCGGTCACGAGGCACCCTCGGAAGGGAACATGAGCTCACTCGCAAAGTCGGTGGCGGTTGAGCCGAGGGTTGTTGCGGGTCTGGGTCGAGAAATTTCTTTGTGGCGAGATTTGCTGGCCTGGTTCAGGCTGTACCGCCTGTGTGTTCGCTACCGTCCACACATCGTCCATACCCATACTGCAAAAGCCGGTGTGCTCGGTCGTCTAGCAGCCAGGGCTGCTAAGGTCCCAGTCATCGTCCACACTTATCACGGCCATGTTTTTCAGGGCTATTTCTCTCCTCTTAAGACGCGTCTCTTTCTTGCCATTGAGCGTTGGCTCGGCCGGAGCACGCAGCGGCTTATAGCGGTGAGTGAGGCCGTGTGTCAGGATTTGCTCCAGCTAGGTATTGGCACACCAGAAAGTCTTGTGGTGATTCCGTTAGGACTGAATCTTGATCCGTTTCTGAGGTGCGAGGACCTCCGTGGCCAGCTCAGAGCAGAGCTTGGCCTGCAACCTGACACGCCACTTGTGGGCATCGTGGCTAGGTTGGTTCCAATTAAGGCTCACGAGGTCTTCTTGAAAGCGGCTGCCAAGGTGTGCGCCCGCTTTCCTCAGAGCCGCTTTCTCCTCGTAGGTGACGGAGAACGATTAGCCGAACTCCAGTTGCTCGTCGAGCGTCTCGGTCTACGCGACCGAGTCCTGTTTCTTGGATGGAGACAGGACCTGGACCGTGTACTAGCCGACTTAGACCTGGTGGTCCTGACGTCGCGAAATGAGGGGTCACCAGTCTGTCTCATTGAAGCGATGGCCGCGGCACGACCGGTTGTGGCGACCCGTGTCGGCGGAGTCGCCGATGTTGTCGATGACGGTATTACCGGCTGTCTCGTTGACGCCGACAAGCCGGAAGACGTTGCAAACGCAATTGTAGAACTTCTGGGAGACGAGAATCGGCGCCGAGCAATGGGCGAAGCGGCTCGCCAACGTGTTCCGCGGTTCGGTATCGACCGCCTGGTGTCGGACATGGACCGCCTCTATGGAAATCTACTCACTGAGCGAGAAACACAATGA
- a CDS encoding thiamine pyrophosphate-binding protein → MKLADFVIDFLANKGIDKVFVVYGSANGDLVDAFTRTDKTQYVAVMHEQAGGFAAEGYAKVKGIPGVALATSGPGGMNLVTPIGNCFYDSVPCIFITGQVNSRFLRQDDSLRQIGFQETDIVSIVKPITKYATMVTDPKLIKFELEKAYHLCTSGRPGPVLIDFPMDVQKADIVPETLDGFPISERSDYREGNLRVVKEQVDRYVDDLVQSERPVLMIGGGVRIANAIGEVRELGRLLKIPCFPTWNALDVITSDFEYYGGRIGTYGGAGRNFGIQNSDLLLAIGSRISGRITGGNVNSFARGAKKYVVDVDLGLLEKQNQQVPFDENIHCDARAFIRMLIGRVKELQEPAANDAWNFSQWTTKVMAWKAKYDPVRPEFFEQKQNVHPYVFLRMLSRVLDSDAVIIGDCGGNIVVSNHSFETKHGQRYLTNNGNSPMGFSHAASMGCYLADPARQVICVIGDGGFNMNIQELQTFLNYDIKVKTFILNNHIYGITKAYQETNFEGRCEACGPIGYDPPDFIRICKAYDHKTFVINSHSGLEENIKHVLGHDGPVVCDVNCHEHHSYEPRIVGWKTPIEDMYPYLPRSEFKDNMFIAPTETWEHPEYPDVEEVTGED, encoded by the coding sequence ATGAAACTAGCTGATTTCGTGATCGATTTCTTGGCAAACAAAGGAATAGATAAGGTTTTTGTGGTCTACGGATCTGCAAATGGTGATCTAGTTGACGCATTTACACGAACAGACAAGACCCAATACGTTGCGGTGATGCACGAACAAGCTGGTGGCTTTGCTGCTGAAGGCTACGCCAAAGTTAAAGGAATCCCTGGAGTTGCTTTAGCCACTAGCGGGCCTGGTGGCATGAACCTGGTAACTCCGATAGGTAACTGTTTCTATGATTCGGTTCCTTGTATTTTTATCACGGGTCAAGTGAATTCTAGATTTCTCCGACAGGATGACTCTCTCAGGCAAATTGGATTTCAGGAAACGGACATAGTGTCGATCGTGAAACCAATAACCAAGTACGCAACGATGGTTACCGATCCTAAGTTAATCAAGTTTGAATTGGAAAAAGCGTACCATCTGTGCACTTCGGGTCGCCCAGGTCCTGTCTTAATTGATTTTCCGATGGATGTTCAAAAAGCAGACATTGTGCCAGAGACATTAGACGGCTTTCCGATATCTGAGAGATCAGATTATAGAGAAGGCAATCTAAGGGTGGTCAAAGAGCAAGTAGACCGCTACGTAGACGACCTAGTCCAGTCGGAAAGACCAGTGCTCATGATTGGTGGGGGAGTCAGGATTGCAAATGCGATAGGGGAAGTTAGAGAGCTTGGCAGGCTTCTCAAGATTCCTTGCTTTCCTACATGGAATGCTCTGGACGTTATCACTTCTGATTTCGAGTACTACGGTGGAAGGATTGGTACGTATGGGGGGGCGGGCAGAAACTTCGGTATCCAGAATTCCGACTTACTGTTAGCCATCGGTAGCAGAATTTCAGGTCGTATCACCGGCGGTAACGTAAACTCGTTCGCCCGTGGGGCCAAGAAATACGTGGTCGATGTAGATCTAGGGCTTCTAGAGAAACAAAATCAACAAGTACCATTTGACGAGAATATTCACTGTGACGCTAGGGCATTCATTCGCATGCTGATTGGTAGAGTTAAGGAATTACAGGAACCGGCAGCCAACGATGCGTGGAACTTTAGTCAGTGGACTACTAAAGTTATGGCTTGGAAAGCCAAGTACGACCCGGTCAGGCCAGAATTCTTTGAACAGAAACAAAACGTACATCCATATGTTTTTTTGAGAATGTTATCTCGAGTCTTGGACAGCGACGCTGTCATAATCGGAGACTGTGGAGGCAACATTGTTGTTAGTAACCACTCCTTTGAAACAAAGCACGGTCAAAGATATTTGACCAACAACGGAAATTCGCCGATGGGATTCTCTCATGCAGCTTCCATGGGCTGCTACTTGGCAGATCCAGCTAGGCAGGTTATTTGTGTTATCGGAGATGGTGGATTTAATATGAATATTCAAGAATTACAAACATTCCTAAACTACGATATTAAGGTTAAGACCTTCATACTAAATAATCATATCTACGGTATTACTAAAGCGTACCAAGAAACCAATTTTGAGGGTCGATGCGAGGCTTGTGGACCCATCGGTTATGACCCGCCGGACTTTATAAGAATCTGTAAGGCTTATGATCATAAAACCTTTGTGATTAATTCACATAGCGGCCTAGAGGAAAACATTAAGCATGTGTTAGGACACGATGGGCCCGTTGTGTGTGACGTGAACTGCCACGAACATCATAGCTATGAGCCGAGAATAGTTGGCTGGAAAACGCCAATTGAAGATATGTATCCATACCTACCTCGTAGTGAGTTCAAAGACAATATGTTTATTGCACCCACAGAAACATGGGAGCATCCAGAGTACCCTGACGTGGAAGAAGTGACGGGTGAAGACTAG
- a CDS encoding O-antigen ligase family protein has product MDTAASRPTQSMHTQVGSTGVRNQDIWSTGPAWALGLIGQALVALFVFTVAQSFFWADHVPLVLKLGVGAVGCLAYARPSDALLIVAGLAPIMRMFGTRILTDAYPARTTEAIVLAFLAGWLLGRFQLIRTTSTVPSTVRLPALLFGTTVAASCAVQLIALQISKDNPWPFINFFAEYLATAYLTAPIADLRPWVGTLSGYEFIVSAATILEGIGLFLAVITLCRGDSRLARRLGRMVVVGAVGVSALSIVELSTTAIGTGNPSVTLPELLQQRWAVFVSKVNTAGSYFVLVLPIALGLAADSKHRAVWLGASVVIGIALWLSGSRAVLLTSLVLLLAGVALLGIIRPQVSALRGLRRGAIAVGIASVVLVLGYRLIAFADSSSLESLQIRWLFVETTFRMLNSSPWLGIGVGQYRAAAELLNSQELQKLLVDAFSSRLENPHNYFLLIVAEFGIIGFGLFSWLLISSLRRIWQGVQAFGAKSIATGAGIGLVACCVTLVANHSLVYAEVAYSFWLVFGLAVALGESIAAPNNVSADGARHSALTRWLVPITLIVVVGSVPIRAGHERSNINLSRISYGFYDWELEGNERPLRWTGRHATFFVQSNVRQVRIPLRAVQVTPAWVFTVDVRLDNRLAQRLTLESGAWHDVMLDIPPSDQLNTSVGTATTIMESAIRPGESWLGPISGHTTAKETGTAKKLVDGIHYPRVDLVVSPSWRPSAELPGSTDMRELGVQVGEITLLEIPLR; this is encoded by the coding sequence ATGGACACGGCCGCGTCTAGACCTACTCAGTCGATGCACACGCAAGTGGGATCAACCGGTGTACGCAATCAAGATATCTGGTCTACTGGTCCGGCGTGGGCCCTTGGACTAATCGGCCAGGCCTTAGTGGCATTGTTCGTCTTTACCGTCGCACAGTCATTCTTTTGGGCTGATCACGTGCCGCTTGTACTAAAACTTGGCGTCGGCGCTGTCGGCTGCCTCGCGTATGCACGGCCAAGTGACGCGCTGCTCATCGTAGCTGGACTGGCGCCGATTATGCGAATGTTCGGGACGAGAATCCTGACGGACGCGTATCCGGCGCGCACAACCGAAGCGATCGTTCTCGCCTTTCTTGCAGGCTGGTTGCTCGGCCGCTTTCAGCTTATCCGAACAACCTCAACAGTACCGTCCACGGTTCGCCTACCCGCGTTGTTGTTTGGCACGACCGTGGCCGCTTCCTGCGCAGTGCAGCTGATTGCCTTGCAGATCTCGAAAGATAACCCGTGGCCATTTATAAACTTTTTTGCAGAATACCTAGCAACGGCTTATCTTACCGCGCCAATTGCCGATCTCAGGCCCTGGGTCGGTACGCTGTCAGGCTATGAATTCATCGTTTCCGCAGCAACAATTCTTGAAGGAATAGGACTATTCCTGGCTGTCATCACGCTCTGTCGAGGAGATTCAAGACTGGCGCGGCGGCTTGGAAGGATGGTCGTGGTAGGCGCCGTTGGTGTCTCTGCACTCAGTATCGTAGAACTCTCCACTACTGCGATCGGAACCGGCAACCCGAGCGTAACGTTGCCAGAACTGCTACAGCAACGGTGGGCAGTGTTTGTTTCGAAGGTCAATACAGCTGGTTCCTATTTCGTTCTCGTGCTCCCGATCGCCCTCGGCCTTGCAGCAGATAGCAAACACCGCGCAGTGTGGCTGGGAGCAAGCGTAGTCATTGGTATAGCCCTTTGGCTCTCGGGGTCACGGGCCGTACTCCTTACAAGCTTAGTCCTACTCCTTGCGGGTGTCGCGTTACTGGGAATCATTCGCCCACAAGTGTCGGCGCTTCGTGGATTACGCCGAGGAGCCATTGCAGTTGGAATCGCTTCCGTTGTCCTCGTGCTCGGATACCGTCTTATCGCCTTCGCCGACAGCAGCTCGCTTGAATCATTGCAAATTCGCTGGCTGTTTGTTGAAACAACCTTTCGCATGCTGAACTCTTCTCCTTGGCTGGGTATCGGGGTAGGCCAATACCGTGCGGCAGCCGAGCTATTGAACTCACAAGAGTTGCAGAAACTGTTGGTTGATGCCTTCTCGAGTCGTCTTGAAAATCCCCACAACTATTTTCTTCTCATCGTAGCGGAGTTCGGAATCATTGGTTTTGGTCTGTTTTCTTGGTTGCTGATATCGAGTCTAAGGCGCATCTGGCAGGGCGTACAGGCCTTTGGCGCGAAATCTATTGCCACTGGCGCAGGCATTGGCCTAGTTGCATGTTGCGTAACCCTCGTAGCAAATCATTCCCTCGTCTACGCTGAGGTCGCCTATTCATTCTGGCTGGTGTTTGGACTGGCTGTTGCGCTAGGCGAGAGCATTGCAGCGCCAAATAATGTTTCCGCAGATGGGGCTCGTCACTCAGCCCTGACGCGTTGGCTGGTCCCGATTACTCTAATCGTAGTGGTTGGCTCAGTTCCCATTCGAGCAGGTCACGAACGAAGCAATATTAACTTATCCAGAATTTCATACGGCTTTTACGATTGGGAACTAGAGGGCAATGAGCGCCCACTTAGATGGACAGGTCGACATGCAACGTTTTTTGTTCAATCGAATGTTCGACAGGTTCGCATCCCGCTACGAGCGGTTCAGGTCACGCCAGCATGGGTGTTCACAGTGGATGTCAGACTGGATAACCGATTGGCACAGCGACTAACCTTGGAGAGTGGGGCTTGGCACGACGTGATGCTAGACATTCCACCAAGCGACCAACTCAATACATCCGTCGGCACGGCCACGACCATTATGGAGTCAGCTATTAGACCCGGCGAGTCATGGCTCGGACCGATTTCCGGGCACACCACAGCCAAGGAGACAGGAACTGCAAAGAAACTGGTTGATGGTATTCATTACCCACGGGTTGACCTCGTGGTCAGCCCCAGTTGGCGCCCCAGTGCTGAGTTACCAGGAAGCACGGACATGCGCGAACTTGGGGTGCAGGTGGGCGAAATAACGCTGCTTGAGATTCCATTAAGATGA
- a CDS encoding 2OG-Fe(II) oxygenase produces MSTYSLINRASYVTELLNPTKGYVLLKDYFSEAEIDRYRSECQSFLRTGPVCVSRINTDLVRDYVHPRSHDKVGRTYRIYQYLHNEHSEQTTKFFNKALGLRDDIEQAWMDNPQYREEKQKLQNYIIATKYITDTGRLPAHRDYDGPAPFPLLQCLVLLSRTPQDYTGGDFLLRTRSGMTLSLADDIGATKGDLFVFDKTLEHRVELVGPGISTAQGRWSVLIGARAIRDSRARSFAKRLLYSHPLYPYTWPIAKALRLVGVPV; encoded by the coding sequence ATGTCGACCTATAGCCTGATTAATCGTGCCTCCTATGTCACTGAACTCTTGAATCCGACCAAGGGGTATGTACTCCTCAAAGACTATTTCTCTGAAGCCGAGATTGATAGATATCGGAGCGAATGCCAAAGCTTTCTCAGAACAGGGCCGGTCTGCGTCTCGCGCATCAACACAGATTTGGTACGGGACTACGTGCATCCGCGCTCACACGACAAAGTCGGCCGCACATACCGCATTTATCAGTACTTGCACAACGAGCACAGCGAACAAACGACAAAATTCTTTAATAAGGCACTCGGCTTGCGCGACGATATCGAGCAGGCATGGATGGATAATCCTCAATACCGCGAGGAAAAGCAGAAACTGCAAAACTACATCATCGCAACAAAGTACATCACTGACACTGGCCGTTTGCCGGCACACAGAGACTACGATGGGCCAGCTCCGTTTCCCTTACTCCAGTGCCTCGTGCTCCTATCTCGGACCCCTCAGGATTACACTGGCGGCGATTTCCTCCTGCGCACTCGAAGCGGCATGACCTTGAGCCTCGCAGACGACATCGGTGCAACGAAAGGTGACTTATTTGTGTTCGATAAAACACTTGAACACCGCGTTGAACTAGTAGGCCCGGGAATCTCAACAGCCCAGGGTCGGTGGAGCGTACTCATAGGCGCCCGGGCCATAAGGGATAGTCGAGCCCGAAGCTTCGCCAAACGACTGCTTTATAGCCACCCGCTCTACCCGTACACCTGGCCGATTGCTAAGGCTCTACGGCTCGTGGGAGTACCCGTGTGA
- a CDS encoding NAD(P)-dependent oxidoreductase yields the protein MDPPLIFLNYFVDPKRRSRHYRALLTDLGSTNYVVTDRLLPAEAPRVRIIINKTRELSTKVLGEFPHLAGICLHTTDDWMATFDRNKSSIKIQAVDTDRGTDVAEVATLLMLIGLKRLTERSRWHALRSPKRFYRQLMAPLASETIGGHNWTGASTLTAYRKRVGIVGYGLIGHQIHRQLKAFGSQVFYHHTRRFSHIIEERLGMQFLELPSMFRQCDIIFVQLPLTSTTQGLIGSQELTLAKSNLVLVNCGRAAVINKRALFRALKKKRVAFYGADVFWREPMPFWDRFRFMRNVYVTPHLSESEAGRVPHDRHVARALRTLVRAIDVDL from the coding sequence ATGGATCCGCCGCTCATTTTCTTGAATTACTTCGTCGATCCCAAGCGACGAAGCCGCCATTATCGGGCCCTGCTGACGGACCTCGGTTCAACGAACTACGTCGTAACGGACAGGCTATTGCCTGCCGAGGCACCGAGGGTGCGGATCATCATCAACAAGACCCGCGAGCTATCAACGAAAGTCCTTGGCGAGTTTCCTCATCTTGCCGGCATTTGTCTCCATACGACAGACGATTGGATGGCTACCTTCGATCGCAATAAGTCATCGATCAAGATTCAAGCCGTAGATACAGATCGCGGAACGGATGTGGCGGAGGTCGCTACACTTCTGATGCTCATCGGATTAAAACGACTAACCGAGCGGTCGAGGTGGCACGCGCTAAGATCCCCAAAGCGGTTCTACCGGCAACTCATGGCTCCACTCGCGAGTGAAACCATAGGCGGCCATAATTGGACTGGTGCCAGCACGTTGACGGCTTATCGTAAACGCGTTGGAATTGTCGGCTATGGTCTAATCGGACATCAAATCCACCGCCAACTCAAAGCGTTCGGATCCCAGGTCTTCTACCATCACACCAGGCGCTTCTCCCACATCATTGAAGAACGCCTCGGCATGCAGTTTCTGGAACTTCCGTCAATGTTCCGCCAGTGCGACATCATTTTCGTCCAGCTTCCACTAACTTCCACTACCCAAGGCTTGATCGGAAGCCAAGAACTCACATTGGCCAAGTCGAATCTTGTCCTCGTTAACTGCGGTCGCGCGGCCGTCATCAATAAACGGGCACTGTTTCGGGCACTGAAGAAAAAACGAGTCGCCTTCTATGGAGCCGACGTATTCTGGCGTGAGCCTATGCCATTCTGGGACCGTTTTCGTTTTATGCGAAATGTGTACGTTACCCCACACCTTTCAGAGAGCGAAGCAGGTCGCGTGCCCCACGACCGACACGTGGCCCGGGCGCTTAGGACCCTAGTGCGAGCAATCGATGTCGACCTATAG
- a CDS encoding thiazole synthase, translating to MTDTPLVIAGKSFHSHLLVGTGKYPSNDVMVRAHEVSGAEIITVAVRRVNVNDHSKESLLDYIDTTKYSLLPNTAGCYTAEDAIRTARLGREAGLSNWIKLEVIGDERTLFPDNEALIAATRELVKEGFVVLPYTNDDPVTCRKLEEAGAAAVMPLGAPIGSGLGIQNPNNIEIIREAATVPVIVDAGVGTASDAAYAMELGVDGVLMNTGIAQASDPIAMAEAMKLAVQSGRLAYQAGRIPRKRYASASSPMLGVVGK from the coding sequence ATGACCGATACTCCACTAGTCATTGCCGGGAAGTCTTTTCACTCGCACCTGCTTGTCGGCACGGGAAAGTACCCTTCCAACGATGTAATGGTACGCGCCCATGAGGTATCCGGCGCTGAAATCATCACCGTCGCCGTTCGTCGGGTCAACGTCAACGACCACAGTAAGGAATCGTTACTGGACTATATCGACACAACGAAATACAGCCTACTCCCGAATACTGCTGGCTGCTATACCGCAGAGGATGCAATTCGTACTGCAAGGCTTGGGCGGGAAGCGGGACTATCCAATTGGATTAAACTCGAAGTGATCGGAGACGAACGTACCCTATTCCCTGACAATGAGGCGCTTATTGCAGCAACGCGTGAACTCGTAAAGGAAGGGTTCGTTGTATTGCCATACACCAATGACGATCCGGTGACTTGTCGTAAGCTTGAGGAGGCTGGTGCTGCGGCCGTCATGCCGCTCGGTGCACCGATCGGTTCCGGTCTTGGTATTCAGAACCCCAACAACATCGAGATCATTCGAGAAGCCGCGACCGTGCCGGTGATTGTGGATGCCGGCGTCGGCACCGCCTCGGATGCCGCATACGCGATGGAACTTGGCGTTGATGGCGTTCTCATGAACACAGGCATTGCTCAAGCCAGCGACCCAATCGCCATGGCTGAAGCGATGAAACTGGCTGTGCAGTCAGGCAGACTGGCGTATCAAGCCGGCCGCATACCACGAAAACGCTACGCATCAGCAAGTAGTCCTATGCTGGGTGTAGTCGGAAAGTGA
- the thiS gene encoding sulfur carrier protein ThiS: MTKSRLWRLTITLNGDSLELDAPMTVTEMLDYLDIDSRRIAVEHNLTVVKRAAFDSTLINAGDQIEIVNFVGGGSR; encoded by the coding sequence GTGACGAAGAGTAGGCTGTGGCGATTGACTATCACACTCAACGGTGACTCGCTTGAACTCGATGCACCCATGACGGTGACGGAGATGCTCGACTATCTCGATATTGATTCCCGGCGTATCGCGGTCGAGCATAACCTTACCGTGGTGAAACGTGCAGCCTTCGATTCCACACTAATCAATGCGGGTGACCAGATTGAAATCGTCAATTTCGTGGGTGGAGGTTCACGATGA
- a CDS encoding glycosyltransferase family 4 protein: MFDREVALYLKHQKEGLKISFLTYGDESELEYSERIPGIDILYNKWGLPLPLYFLLIPLLHSGALRRASVLKTNQLSGGRIALWSSRLWRKPLIVRCGNIPSDMTAQTHIKNPVHMRRLRRYEAKMFHAATAIIVAAPAMRDYITRTYSVLDSLIHVVSNHVLTDLFRPKVVSSLPNRLCFMGRLEKQKNVETLVEACSGTGLDLVLIGNGSLRNDIKALAMNSGVNVTFMGNLPHAELPYQLCKSRIYVHATHYEGSPPKALLEAMSCGLPVICSNVPGIGEFIIHGVTGWLCGTSREEIRNAIDIVLRDGDLQERLGRNAREFIVKSFTLDEAARNEVAILKTVAL, from the coding sequence ATGTTTGATAGGGAGGTGGCTCTTTACTTGAAACACCAGAAGGAAGGACTCAAAATCAGCTTCTTGACTTATGGTGATGAGAGCGAACTCGAATACTCCGAACGAATCCCCGGCATTGATATTTTGTACAATAAATGGGGGCTACCACTGCCTCTGTATTTCTTGCTGATTCCACTTCTTCATTCTGGGGCGTTGCGGCGTGCAAGCGTGTTGAAGACCAATCAACTTTCTGGTGGGCGTATAGCACTGTGGTCTTCAAGATTGTGGCGCAAGCCACTGATCGTGCGATGCGGAAATATCCCGTCCGATATGACTGCGCAAACTCATATAAAGAACCCTGTCCACATGCGGCGTCTACGTCGGTATGAAGCAAAGATGTTTCATGCAGCAACAGCGATCATTGTCGCTGCACCTGCGATGCGCGATTATATTACTCGCACCTACTCTGTATTAGATTCCCTCATTCACGTGGTATCAAATCATGTATTAACCGATCTGTTTCGCCCGAAGGTGGTCAGTTCATTGCCAAACCGACTCTGCTTTATGGGACGACTCGAAAAACAAAAAAATGTCGAAACTCTCGTAGAGGCATGCTCAGGCACAGGTTTAGATTTGGTATTAATTGGTAATGGTTCGTTACGCAACGACATTAAGGCTCTAGCGATGAACAGCGGCGTTAATGTTACCTTTATGGGAAATCTGCCACATGCGGAGCTGCCCTACCAATTATGCAAATCCCGTATCTACGTTCATGCGACACATTACGAAGGAAGCCCTCCCAAAGCTTTATTAGAAGCGATGAGTTGCGGGTTACCTGTAATCTGCTCGAATGTTCCTGGTATAGGCGAATTTATTATTCATGGAGTGACAGGTTGGTTATGTGGCACATCACGAGAAGAGATTCGAAATGCCATTGATATAGTATTGCGTGATGGCGATCTTCAAGAGCGCCTAGGCCGAAATGCGCGAGAGTTTATTGTTAAATCTTTCACTCTGGACGAGGCTGCACGGAATGAAGTAGCAATACTGAAGACTGTTGCACTTTAA